From one Lolium rigidum isolate FL_2022 chromosome 4, APGP_CSIRO_Lrig_0.1, whole genome shotgun sequence genomic stretch:
- the LOC124646982 gene encoding ankyrin-1-like, which yields MAEISICSPDKGLPVEDLPVPGRLQLFLAASSGDDERLQQLLSPPMAVTSEEDSALVVTNEGNSALHVVATDGDGAGHLESAKVIHDKAKHLLLACNVHGDTPLHCAARAGNTCMVSRLIELAGDAKDMVRVQNKDGKTALHEAIGSDDMQMVQALMSKDNELARLDANDGTSPLFLAISLGHHSIACQLHQYDNDLSHSGPHGRTALHAAVLHDKRIAKSLLDWTKKNKEKTTNLTKQWRTCESTPMHFAASVEDPSLEFFLFAFVNRSLEICSFSLYYHIAPSKLLYRIYVWRKHPIVLLAKTYPSLAFQPDKNGLFPVHVAASAGSLVPIIILLRGCPPCCARLRDAKGRTFLHVAVEKKRLNIVKFVCSRSQFKSIMNIQDKDGNTALHLAIHGGDWDIFKSLICNQHVLLNLLNKLGETPMDIADSRAPSVSGFYFGMHARRRILGTLTFADAQNGNSRRDRFMEEHNESHEDKIRSDRLMEENERREGKKITDFAQIVGIGSVLVATATFAAAFTMPGGFSEDKETPPMGKGGTPTLAGYYAFDGFVISNTLAFICSSLATFSLIYTGVGALDIYKRIELVSFSLALLMGAARSFCAAFAFALYVLLAQWIAGQPSRLAPSLFLHFSMHFGS from the exons ATGGCGGAGATATCCATCTGCTCGCCGGACAAGGGCCTCCCCGTGGAAGACCTCCCTGTGCCCGGGCGTCTCCAGCTTTTCCTGGCCGCAAGCTCTGGCGATGACGAGCGGCTACAACAACTTCTGAGCCCGCCCATGGCGGTAACGAGTGAGGAGGACTCCGCACTGGTAGTTACCAATGAGGGGAATTCTGCACTCCATGTGGTAGCAACCGACGGGGACGGTGCTGGGCACTTGGAGAGCGCAAAGGTGATCCACGACAAGGCCAAGCACCTGCTGCTCGCGTGCAACGTGCACGGTGACACGCCGCTGCACTGCGCCGCCCGGGCCGGCAACACATGCATGGTCTCTCGCCTGATTGAGCTCGCCGGCGATGCCAAGGATATGGTGAGGGTGCAGAACAAGGATGGGAAGACGGCGTTGCATGAGGCCATCGGTTCCGACGACATGCAAATGGTCCAAGCACTAATGTCGAAGGACAATGAGCTGGCCCGACTGGATGCCAATGATGGTACTTCGCCACTGTTCCTAGCCATCTCGTTGGGTCATCACAGTATTGCATGCCAGTTGCACCAATATGACAATGACTTGTCCCACTCTGGCCCACACGGACGAACTGCTTTACATGCTGCTGTTCTTCACGACAAAA GGATAGCAAAGTCTCTACTTGACTGGACCAAGAAAAACAAGGAAAAAACAACGAATCTCACTAAACAATGGCGCACCTGCGAAAGTACGCCAATGCACTTCGCTGCATCAGTGGAAGATCCCTCTCTGGAGTTTTTCCTTTTCGCTTTTGTTAACAGGAGCCTCGAAATTTGTTCCTTCAGCCTCTACTATCATATTGCACCATCCAAGTTGTTATACAGGATTTATGTTTGGAGGAAGCATCCAATCGTCCTACTAGCGAAAACTTATCCATCTTTGGCATTTCAGCCAGACAAGAATGGGTTGTTTCCGGTGCATGTCGCTGCCTCGGCAGGCAGCTTGGTGCCTATTATTATCTTGCTCCGGGGCTGCCCTCCTTGCTGTGCCAGATTGCGTGATGCTAAGGGAAGGACCTTCCTTCATGTCGCTGTTGAGAAGAAGAGGCTTAATATCGTTAAATTTGTGTGCAGTAGATCACAGTTTAAGTCCATCATGAATATACAGGACAAAGATGGGAACACTGCCCTACACCTAGCTATCCATGGAGGGGATTGGGACATATTCAAAAGTCTCATCTGCAACCAACATGTTCTCTTAAATCTGCTAAATAAGCTCGGAGAAACTCCCATGGATATTGCCGATAGCAGAGCTCCTTCAGTTTCGGGATTTTATTTCGGAATG CATGCACGGCGTAGGATTCTTGGGACGCTAACCTTTGCAGACGCTCAGAATGGCAACAGCCGGCGCGACCGCTTCATGGAAGAACATAACGAGAGCCATGAGGACAAGATAAGAAGCGACCGCTTGATGGAAGAAAATGAGCGCCGTGAGGGAAAGAAAATAACAGACTTCGCACAGATTGTCGGCATTGGATCTGTGCTAGTGGCGACAGCAACGTTTGCTGCAGCCTTCACCATGCCCGGTGGCTTCAGCGAAGATAAGGAGACCCCACCAATGGGCAAAGGCGGCACGCCAACGCTTGCCGGGTACTATGCTTTTGACGGGTTTGTCATCTCCAACACCTTGGCATTCATCTGCTCGTCTTTAGCCACATTCAGTCTCATCTACACCGGGGTAGGTGCACTCGACATATATAAGCGGATAGAGTTGGTGTCCTTCTCTCTAGCACTGCTCATGGGTGCGGCGAGAAGCTTCtgtgccgccttcgccttcgccctaTATGTGTTGCTTGCCCAGTGGATCGCAGGGCAGCCATCGCGTCTTGCACCCTCACTGTTCTTGCATTTCTCGATGCACTTTGGTTCATGA